Part of the Planctomycetota bacterium genome is shown below.
CGGCGACGCCAACTTCAACAATGACGGCGTCGTTGACCTGACCGACTTCGGCATTCTGAGGTCGAACTTCGGAAACAGCTCGGCTTCGGACCTTGCGATCCTGGATGCCTGGGTCGCCACGATTCCAGAGCCCACGACGGGCCTGTTCGCTCTGGCGAGCGTTGGACTGCTCGCCGGTCGCCGTCGAAGCGCGTGAGGGAGATGCACGCGTGGGACACCGAAGCCGGCCCGCAACACGGGCCGGCTTCGTTTGCGGATTTCAGGCGACGAAAGCCAGGCCAGACGTTAGACTTTGCACAGTCGGGCGGCCGTCGTCCGATGCAGCCTTCGAGCACCTGGTGTTTCTTGCGAAACGCCTGTCCCTGACGGGACCACCGTCGCCGGCCGACGAATGACTCTGAGCCACGGCCCCCGGCGGACTTCACCTGATCCGATCGAGACCCCCTGAATGAGAAGCCGCAGACCGAGGAACCACAACGCCCGCGAAGACGCGTTCTTTCGCCACAACAGACAAATCCGCATCAGCCCGATCCGGCTGATCGATGCCGACGGGGAGATGCAAGGCGTCGTCCCGACCGACCAGGCCCTTCGCATGGCGCAAGACGCCGGC
Proteins encoded:
- a CDS encoding translation initiation factor IF-3 — encoded protein: MRSRRPRNHNAREDAFFRHNRQIRISPIRLIDADGEMQGVVPTDQALRMAQDAG